In Neosynechococcus sphagnicola sy1, a single genomic region encodes these proteins:
- a CDS encoding retropepsin-like aspartic protease family protein: protein MTPFQPILESARQGDPAAISALINQSLEAKGVVARVTRKETCLRVLLEANQIPDQQALVLFLQERLAQLNMVSINSVELQGKQTYAAAPAWRQSFNLIPPAPPVSEVSQIQPVEADISIASSPEVSLPLPLEAVATPEVTAPKTKPQKTYQVLFSAVMALILMLIGANLRSVQTLFTQSSPHKNVSLSDGLEVTYQAPIISRVGGVPVIMVTFNESHPFPMVVDTGAGGTLITQSMAAALNVEVVGQVMAETANGSNTFDMGYVNSIEVDGAKVSHVSVVIGLPDLTLGLLGHDFFNNFDVSIREQVVEFRPRK from the coding sequence ATGACACCTTTTCAACCAATCCTTGAATCAGCGCGGCAGGGTGATCCAGCGGCGATTTCTGCTCTGATCAACCAATCCCTGGAGGCCAAAGGAGTAGTTGCCAGGGTGACGCGCAAAGAGACGTGTCTCAGAGTGCTACTAGAGGCCAACCAGATCCCTGATCAGCAAGCCTTGGTGCTATTTTTACAGGAGCGTTTGGCTCAGCTGAACATGGTCTCAATCAACTCGGTTGAACTCCAGGGGAAACAGACCTATGCCGCAGCCCCCGCATGGCGTCAAAGCTTCAACCTGATTCCGCCAGCACCGCCTGTTTCTGAAGTATCCCAAATTCAACCTGTTGAGGCAGATATCTCTATTGCATCCTCCCCGGAGGTATCCCTGCCACTGCCGTTGGAAGCGGTGGCTACTCCTGAAGTCACTGCACCCAAAACCAAGCCCCAGAAAACCTATCAGGTTCTCTTTTCAGCAGTGATGGCGTTGATCCTGATGCTGATCGGTGCTAATCTTCGCTCTGTCCAAACGTTGTTTACTCAATCATCGCCTCATAAGAATGTCTCTTTGAGCGATGGCCTTGAGGTGACCTATCAAGCACCAATTATTAGCCGCGTGGGAGGAGTGCCTGTGATCATGGTGACCTTTAATGAAAGTCATCCCTTCCCAATGGTGGTAGACACAGGAGCCGGGGGAACGTTGATTACTCAATCCATGGCTGCTGCTTTGAATGTTGAGGTTGTCGGACAGGTGATGGCCGAAACTGCCAATGGCTCTAACACCTTCGATATGGGGTATGTCAATTCGATTGAGGTGGATGGGGCAAAGGTGAGTCACGTCTCGGTGGTGATTGGTTTACCCGATTTAACCCTGGGCTTGTTAGGACACGATTTCTTTAACAACTTCGATGTCAGTATTCGAGAGCAGGTTGTGGAGTTCCGTCCCCGAAAATAG
- the feoB gene encoding ferrous iron transport protein B, with protein MKQIAVLGMPNTGKSTFFNRLTGSHAHIGNWPGITVDLMMAEVKLGDELAEVVDLPGIYDLRGFSADEAVVRCFLEKTPLDLVLIILNTTQIDRQIILPLQVRQLGLPAVVLLNMTDEAKRFGVKVQSDLLAQRLGMPVLPISAKYGVGYQAAIATLTELLQQHHPMVQVEGLEERLLNDQQLAVDLGAILEGAVQMPLRLSDQWTTRLDRFLLHPVLGLPIFFGAMYLIFQVIYALGSPMQAVLGDGLDWFKGNALEPLLSPFPSFLKGFLIDGLYEGIGTVAAFLPVIFLFFLCMAIIEDSGYLARSAFLMDALMERLGLDGRSFVMALMGFGCNVPAILGTRVMRSPGLRMLSMLVIPFSLCSARLNVFMFMTTAMFAANIAPRVIFSLYLLSFAAALLTAALFKGKFPNQEPLALELPPYRFPTIKQMLVRAWCEVKHFWIWSRRFIIVGVVAIWLLNNLPTNVPTASAQTLSGMIGETIQPLFAPLGINPQLTVALFFGFIAKEIVLGGLAVIYGKSEGGDLAGAIAQQIDWVQAYSFMLFTLLYVPCLSTIAVLKSESKSLKFALLSVGWSLGLAWFASFVFYQSARVLGF; from the coding sequence ATGAAACAGATTGCGGTTCTGGGAATGCCCAATACAGGTAAATCGACTTTTTTTAACCGCCTCACTGGCTCCCATGCCCACATTGGTAACTGGCCAGGGATTACAGTTGATCTAATGATGGCGGAGGTTAAATTAGGCGATGAGTTAGCTGAAGTCGTTGATTTACCAGGAATTTATGACTTGCGCGGCTTTTCTGCAGACGAGGCAGTTGTCAGGTGTTTTCTAGAGAAGACACCCCTAGATTTAGTCCTAATTATTCTCAACACTACCCAGATAGATCGGCAAATCATTCTACCCCTCCAAGTAAGGCAATTGGGCCTGCCCGCTGTGGTTCTGCTCAACATGACAGATGAGGCCAAGCGTTTTGGTGTGAAGGTGCAGTCCGATTTACTCGCGCAGCGATTGGGAATGCCTGTGTTGCCGATCAGTGCCAAGTATGGTGTCGGATATCAGGCGGCGATCGCCACCCTTACGGAATTGCTCCAGCAGCACCACCCCATGGTTCAGGTGGAAGGACTGGAAGAACGCTTGCTCAACGATCAGCAACTCGCGGTTGACCTAGGGGCTATTCTCGAGGGTGCCGTCCAAATGCCCTTAAGACTTTCGGATCAGTGGACTACACGTTTGGATCGGTTTCTGCTGCACCCGGTGCTAGGGCTGCCAATTTTCTTCGGGGCAATGTACCTGATCTTCCAGGTGATCTACGCCCTGGGTTCTCCGATGCAAGCGGTACTCGGTGATGGGCTGGACTGGTTCAAGGGCAATGCTTTGGAACCGTTGCTCTCCCCCTTTCCCTCCTTTCTTAAAGGATTTCTGATCGATGGACTGTATGAGGGTATTGGCACCGTTGCGGCTTTTCTCCCTGTTATCTTCCTCTTTTTTCTGTGTATGGCAATCATCGAAGACAGTGGCTATTTAGCTCGCTCGGCATTTTTGATGGATGCCCTAATGGAACGATTGGGGTTAGACGGGCGCTCATTTGTGATGGCGCTGATGGGATTTGGCTGCAACGTCCCTGCTATTTTAGGGACACGGGTGATGCGATCACCTGGGCTGCGGATGCTTTCGATGCTGGTGATTCCGTTTTCCCTTTGTTCAGCTCGGCTGAATGTGTTTATGTTTATGACTACGGCGATGTTTGCAGCCAATATCGCCCCTAGGGTCATATTTAGTCTGTACTTACTGAGTTTTGCGGCGGCTCTGCTCACGGCAGCTCTATTTAAAGGCAAATTCCCCAACCAAGAACCCTTGGCACTGGAACTACCGCCCTATCGTTTCCCAACAATCAAACAAATGCTGGTACGCGCCTGGTGCGAGGTGAAGCACTTCTGGATCTGGTCGCGGCGTTTCATTATAGTGGGGGTAGTGGCAATTTGGCTTTTGAACAACCTGCCGACCAACGTGCCCACAGCCAGTGCCCAAACCCTCTCAGGCATGATTGGAGAGACGATTCAGCCATTGTTTGCTCCCTTGGGAATCAACCCGCAGCTTACTGTAGCCTTGTTTTTTGGCTTTATTGCCAAGGAGATTGTTTTAGGAGGGCTTGCGGTCATCTACGGTAAATCAGAAGGGGGCGATTTGGCGGGAGCGATCGCCCAGCAAATTGATTGGGTACAAGCCTACAGTTTTATGCTGTTCACGTTGCTGTATGTGCCCTGCCTATCCACCATTGCTGTTCTCAAGAGTGAGTCAAAAAGCCTCAAATTTGCCCTGCTATCTGTAGGGTGGTCCCTTGGACTTGCTTGGTTCGCTAGTTTTGTTTTCTACCAAAGTGCACGGGTACTGGGGTTTTAA
- a CDS encoding FeoA family protein has product MAPIHLADLKPGQTATILVLHIDASLQHRFCALGLRCGQEIHLLRQGWMKGPLHVRVGMTEVMLRRCDAHRIYVTAVGEAA; this is encoded by the coding sequence ATGGCTCCTATCCACCTTGCCGATCTCAAGCCCGGTCAGACTGCGACCATCCTGGTACTGCATATTGACGCTAGTCTACAACACCGCTTTTGTGCTCTGGGATTGCGCTGTGGTCAAGAAATACACTTGCTACGGCAAGGGTGGATGAAGGGGCCGTTGCATGTGCGGGTTGGCATGACAGAGGTGATGCTACGTCGCTGTGATGCCCACCGGATATACGTCACTGCCGTTGGAGAAGCAGCATGA
- a CDS encoding acetoacetate decarboxylase family protein produces MSIEHRENSLWLRGHVSTSAGVPWGSPRKIIIAFSLVLMTYPPAPWYLYGNALVSFHLIDVEKARPLVPGDFEIVSVLPGKTFGALYLSVYEANSTLQYHELIVGAALVRYGNQIGTWISHIYVDDSDSLAGGRNIWGLPKEMAEFSWGDRTVSVMQGSRSLCQVDYGPAGLPLSLWGKSKISGDVFSGLDQDILLFTGNFEAQLRWVQCNLMIPPESPFTALHLGHPWLTIQMHDLAFTANAPTIVGQSSRP; encoded by the coding sequence GTGAGTATTGAGCACCGGGAAAATTCTCTCTGGTTGCGGGGTCATGTTTCCACCTCAGCAGGTGTACCTTGGGGTAGCCCCCGAAAAATAATTATTGCGTTTAGTTTGGTACTCATGACCTATCCTCCTGCCCCTTGGTATCTCTATGGCAATGCGTTGGTATCGTTCCACCTCATCGACGTAGAAAAGGCAAGACCCCTGGTGCCTGGGGATTTTGAGATTGTCTCAGTATTGCCGGGTAAAACCTTCGGGGCGCTTTACCTCTCAGTCTATGAGGCCAATTCAACCCTGCAATATCATGAGTTGATTGTGGGAGCGGCACTGGTAAGGTATGGCAATCAAATTGGCACCTGGATTTCTCATATCTATGTAGATGATTCCGATTCCTTAGCCGGAGGGCGCAACATTTGGGGGCTACCGAAGGAAATGGCGGAGTTTTCATGGGGCGATCGCACCGTTAGCGTCATGCAAGGGAGTCGATCCCTCTGCCAAGTTGATTACGGCCCAGCCGGATTACCCCTTTCCCTCTGGGGCAAGTCCAAAATTAGCGGCGATGTCTTTAGTGGTCTCGATCAGGATATTTTGTTGTTCACAGGAAATTTTGAAGCCCAGCTTAGGTGGGTCCAATGTAACCTCATGATTCCTCCTGAGAGTCCGTTTACAGCACTGCATCTGGGGCATCCCTGGTTGACCATTCAAATGCATGATCTGGCTTTCACGGCAAATGCACCCACGATTGTCGGCCAATCAAGCCGTCCATAA
- a CDS encoding GNAT family N-acetyltransferase → MLPRSGAMNGILEILFQRLLMTLVLQPAMPADVPTLFQLIQALAAYEQLSHAVTGNTEDLAAHLFGSRPYGEAILARWDGDAVGFALFFHTYSTFLTRPGLYLEDLFVQPDYRRRGIGKALISQVAKIAVERGCGRLEWTVLDWNAPAIAFYQGLGSDVLPDWRVCRVMGTSLGHLATMGAG, encoded by the coding sequence ATGCTGCCGCGCAGTGGGGCAATGAATGGCATACTGGAGATTCTGTTTCAGCGGCTGCTCATGACCTTGGTTCTTCAACCCGCGATGCCAGCGGATGTCCCAACATTGTTCCAACTGATTCAAGCCCTTGCCGCCTACGAACAATTGAGCCATGCCGTGACTGGGAATACCGAGGACTTGGCAGCTCATCTTTTTGGCTCCCGTCCCTATGGGGAAGCCATCCTGGCACGGTGGGATGGAGATGCAGTTGGGTTTGCCCTCTTTTTTCATACCTACTCGACCTTTCTCACCCGACCGGGACTGTATTTAGAGGATTTATTTGTCCAGCCCGACTATCGCCGCCGAGGCATTGGCAAAGCCCTGATCAGCCAGGTGGCAAAAATTGCCGTTGAGCGGGGATGTGGACGTTTAGAGTGGACCGTCTTGGACTGGAATGCACCCGCGATCGCCTTCTACCAAGGACTGGGCTCTGATGTTCTCCCGGATTGGCGGGTATGTCGCGTCATGGGTACTTCCCTGGGTCATCTGGCAACAATGGGGGCTGGCTAA
- the clpP gene encoding ATP-dependent Clp endopeptidase proteolytic subunit ClpP: MIPIVIEQSGRGERAFDIYSRLLRERIVFLGQAIDSDVANLVVAQLLFLDAEDPEKDIFLYINSPGGSVTAGMGIFDTINQIRPDVSTICVGLAASMGAFLLSAGTKGKRMSLPHSRIMIHQPLGGAQGQATDIEIQAREILYHKQQLNQWLAQHTGQPLERIQEDTERDFFMSAEEAQDYGLIDQVIDRRPSATRPLAAVN; the protein is encoded by the coding sequence ATGATCCCCATCGTTATTGAACAGTCTGGTCGGGGCGAACGCGCCTTCGACATTTACTCACGGTTGCTGCGGGAGCGCATTGTCTTCCTTGGACAGGCCATCGACAGTGATGTTGCCAACCTGGTTGTGGCACAATTATTGTTTTTGGATGCCGAAGATCCCGAAAAGGATATTTTTCTCTACATCAATTCTCCCGGTGGTTCTGTAACAGCTGGCATGGGAATTTTTGACACGATCAATCAAATCCGTCCCGATGTTTCCACTATTTGTGTGGGCTTGGCGGCCAGCATGGGGGCGTTTCTCTTGAGTGCGGGAACCAAGGGCAAGCGCATGAGTCTGCCTCACTCTCGGATCATGATCCACCAGCCCTTAGGGGGTGCCCAGGGGCAGGCAACGGATATTGAAATTCAAGCTCGGGAAATTCTCTACCACAAGCAACAGCTAAATCAGTGGCTAGCCCAACACACGGGGCAACCCCTAGAGCGAATTCAAGAAGACACGGAACGGGACTTCTTCATGTCCGCGGAGGAAGCTCAGGACTATGGACTGATTGATCAGGTGATTGACCGTCGCCCGTCGGCGACCCGTCCCCTGGCAGCGGTCAACTAG
- a CDS encoding prohibitin family protein — MNSSRSVSIPGTSLLIVLAILLLMLITVFKPFVIVNAGERGVLMQFGKVQEQVLGEGLHPIVPVVTTVKTLSVRVQKHQFPTQAASKDLQDVFADVALNWHIKPDQANTVFQQIGDELQVVQRVINPAVEEVLKAVMARYTAEEIITKRGEVKAGVDETLTQRLANYQLAVDDISLVNVHFSQRFSEAVEAKQIAEQDAKRAEFISQKAAVEAQAEINRARGQAESQRLVRETLTPELLQKLAIEKWDGKFPTVLGGNGALPLINLDGMPKLGQK, encoded by the coding sequence ATGAATTCCAGCCGTTCTGTTTCGATTCCCGGCACTAGCCTGCTGATAGTGCTAGCGATACTATTGCTGATGTTAATTACGGTCTTCAAGCCCTTTGTAATTGTCAATGCAGGTGAACGAGGGGTGCTGATGCAATTTGGCAAGGTGCAAGAGCAAGTGCTGGGAGAAGGACTGCACCCAATTGTCCCCGTGGTCACTACGGTCAAAACCCTCAGCGTTCGCGTCCAGAAACATCAATTTCCCACCCAAGCAGCTTCAAAAGACTTACAGGATGTGTTTGCCGATGTGGCGTTGAACTGGCACATCAAACCCGATCAGGCGAATACCGTCTTTCAACAGATTGGGGATGAACTTCAGGTAGTACAACGGGTGATCAACCCAGCGGTGGAAGAAGTCTTAAAAGCCGTGATGGCTCGATACACCGCCGAAGAAATTATCACCAAGCGAGGAGAAGTCAAGGCCGGGGTGGATGAAACCCTCACCCAGCGACTAGCAAACTATCAACTAGCAGTAGATGATATTTCCCTGGTGAATGTGCATTTTTCCCAGCGGTTTAGCGAGGCAGTGGAGGCAAAGCAAATTGCCGAACAAGATGCCAAACGGGCAGAGTTCATTTCTCAGAAGGCAGCGGTCGAAGCCCAGGCAGAGATTAACCGCGCTCGAGGGCAGGCGGAATCCCAACGGTTAGTTCGGGAAACCCTGACCCCTGAACTGCTCCAAAAATTGGCCATCGAAAAATGGGATGGGAAATTCCCTACGGTCTTAGGCGGCAATGGAGCCTTGCCCTTAATTAATCTAGATGGGATGCCAAAACTCGGACAGAAGTAA
- a CDS encoding peroxiredoxin, translating into MTFDGASCIRVGQSAPDFIATAVIDQEFKTLKLSDYRGKYVVLFFYPLDFTFVCPTEITAFSDRYEEFKSLNTEVLGVSVDSVFSHLAWIQTDRKLGGVGDLAYPLVSDIKKEIGAAYNVLDPDAGITLRGLFIIDKDGVMQHATINNLSFGRSVDETLRTLQAIQHVQSHPDEVCPAGWQPGDKTMNPDPVKSKTFFAAV; encoded by the coding sequence ATGACCTTTGATGGAGCAAGCTGTATCCGAGTGGGTCAATCAGCCCCGGACTTCATCGCCACAGCAGTTATTGATCAAGAATTTAAGACCCTCAAACTGTCGGATTACCGGGGCAAATACGTGGTGTTATTTTTCTATCCCCTGGATTTTACCTTTGTCTGCCCCACGGAAATTACCGCTTTTAGCGATCGCTACGAGGAATTTAAGTCGCTGAATACAGAGGTTCTGGGTGTATCGGTTGACAGTGTGTTTTCTCACCTGGCCTGGATTCAAACCGATCGCAAATTGGGGGGGGTCGGCGATCTGGCCTATCCCCTAGTCTCTGATATCAAGAAGGAAATCGGAGCTGCCTACAATGTCCTAGATCCCGATGCGGGGATTACCCTGCGAGGACTGTTTATTATTGACAAAGATGGGGTAATGCAACACGCCACCATCAACAATCTCTCCTTTGGTCGCAGTGTGGACGAAACCCTGCGCACCCTCCAGGCAATTCAGCACGTCCAATCTCACCCCGATGAAGTCTGTCCGGCGGGATGGCAGCCCGGTGACAAAACGATGAATCCTGATCCGGTGAAGTCGAAGACCTTCTTCGCAGCGGTTTAA
- a CDS encoding peroxiredoxin family protein: MLTAIDFKHLFTQRFFHNFFPIPATNLLTLGAVPPDFELSDITHGRSVKLSDYWGKQSVIVAFTRIFSAKVYCPLCFPHIQALNGRYEEFTRQGAEVLMITSTDREQSLTVVQDLGLKFPLLSDSDCLSFRAYGVGQALGAPLPAQFVLDQEGHLRYKHLFSFLEANAGVDTLLSSLATQ; encoded by the coding sequence ATGTTGACTGCGATTGATTTCAAGCATTTGTTCACTCAGCGCTTCTTCCACAACTTTTTCCCGATCCCGGCCACCAACCTTCTGACTCTAGGAGCCGTGCCGCCGGACTTTGAGTTGTCCGATATCACCCACGGGCGATCGGTGAAGCTATCGGACTACTGGGGAAAGCAATCCGTGATTGTGGCCTTTACCCGGATCTTTAGCGCCAAAGTTTACTGCCCTCTGTGTTTTCCCCACATTCAAGCCCTGAATGGCCGCTACGAAGAGTTTACCCGCCAGGGAGCCGAAGTGTTGATGATCACTAGCACCGATCGGGAGCAAAGTCTGACCGTGGTTCAAGATTTGGGGCTGAAATTCCCCCTGTTGAGCGATTCAGACTGTCTGAGTTTTCGCGCCTATGGTGTGGGTCAGGCCCTGGGAGCCCCCTTACCCGCCCAGTTCGTGCTGGATCAGGAAGGACATCTTCGCTATAAACACCTGTTCTCTTTTTTGGAAGCCAATGCCGGCGTTGACACCCTCCTGAGTTCCCTGGCGACCCAGTGA
- a CDS encoding AarF/ABC1/UbiB kinase family protein: MVRHFRLALIWFPPVYLEELSQLQDQLPPFPNDVAFQFIEEELGAPPDEVYAELTADPIAAASLGQVYKGKLKTGEVVAVKVQRPDLAQRIAIDIYILRSLSGWAQRRFQRIRSDLVGIVDEFAARIFEEMDYTHEGHNAERFAELYGHNKEIYIPRIYWQYTRRRVLTMEWITGTKLTQLEAIRAQGIDATHLIEVGVQCSLRQLMEYGFFHADPHPGNLLAMPDGRLAYLDFGMMSEVEVPQRYGLLQAIVHMVNRDFEGLAQDYVNLGFLTEDTDLTPIIPAMAKVFGNALGASVAELNVKSITDDLSALMYEYPFRVPAFYALIIRSLVTLEGIAINIDPNFKVLSKAYPYVAKRLLTDPAPELRDSLRDLLFKDGYFRWNRLENLLRNAPNSGDFNLNQVVDQTVDFLFSERGYFIREQLVNEVTRSLDALGRNLVQNLTAVLQERVGLAVHKTAAPAEEQQSLEHFQRIWLLLRETPGFDPTRLLPLIPQLLMKPEAQLMGREIIGGLAQRAIARLIREVLLAEVVLPTPIQPRPR; encoded by the coding sequence TTGGTCAGGCACTTTCGACTCGCCCTGATCTGGTTCCCCCCCGTCTATCTGGAGGAACTCTCCCAACTCCAGGATCAACTGCCCCCCTTCCCCAACGACGTTGCATTCCAATTTATTGAAGAAGAGCTGGGGGCTCCCCCGGATGAAGTTTACGCAGAACTGACCGCCGACCCAATTGCTGCGGCCTCCCTGGGGCAGGTTTACAAAGGCAAGCTCAAAACGGGTGAGGTGGTTGCGGTCAAAGTGCAGCGTCCCGATCTAGCCCAGCGCATTGCCATTGACATTTACATTCTCAGATCCCTTTCTGGATGGGCGCAGCGCCGGTTCCAACGCATCCGCAGTGACCTGGTAGGAATCGTGGATGAGTTCGCCGCCCGAATTTTTGAGGAGATGGACTACACCCATGAAGGGCATAACGCCGAGCGGTTTGCTGAACTCTACGGCCACAACAAAGAGATTTATATTCCCCGGATCTACTGGCAGTATACCCGGCGGCGGGTGCTGACCATGGAATGGATTACGGGCACCAAACTCACCCAACTGGAGGCGATTCGCGCCCAGGGGATTGATGCCACCCATTTGATTGAGGTAGGGGTGCAATGCTCCCTGCGCCAGTTGATGGAATACGGCTTTTTCCATGCCGACCCCCATCCTGGAAATTTACTGGCGATGCCCGATGGCAGACTGGCCTACCTAGACTTTGGGATGATGAGCGAAGTTGAAGTGCCGCAGCGTTATGGACTCCTACAAGCCATCGTCCACATGGTCAACCGAGACTTTGAGGGGTTGGCACAGGACTATGTGAATCTAGGATTTCTGACGGAAGATACGGATCTCACCCCCATTATTCCGGCGATGGCAAAGGTCTTTGGCAATGCTCTGGGAGCCAGTGTCGCCGAGTTGAACGTCAAGAGCATTACCGATGATCTGTCGGCGCTGATGTATGAGTATCCCTTTCGGGTGCCCGCCTTTTATGCCTTAATTATTCGATCGCTGGTCACCCTAGAAGGGATAGCCATTAATATTGACCCTAACTTCAAGGTTCTGAGCAAAGCCTATCCCTACGTTGCCAAGCGCTTACTCACTGACCCTGCTCCTGAACTGCGGGACTCCCTCCGAGATCTGCTGTTCAAAGACGGATATTTTCGCTGGAATCGGCTGGAGAATTTGCTACGGAATGCCCCTAACAGTGGAGATTTCAACCTCAATCAAGTCGTGGATCAGACCGTTGATTTCCTGTTTTCGGAGCGGGGATACTTTATTCGTGAGCAACTCGTCAATGAAGTAACCAGAAGTCTAGATGCCCTAGGCCGCAATCTGGTTCAGAATCTCACCGCTGTTTTACAAGAGCGGGTGGGCCTGGCGGTGCATAAAACGGCGGCTCCTGCCGAAGAGCAGCAAAGCTTGGAACACTTCCAGCGGATCTGGTTGCTCCTGCGGGAAACCCCTGGCTTTGACCCCACCCGCTTGCTGCCGCTGATTCCCCAGTTACTGATGAAGCCAGAGGCACAACTGATGGGGCGTGAAATTATCGGGGGGCTAGCCCAGCGCGCGATCGCGCGGTTGATTCGAGAAGTGTTACTGGCAGAGGTAGTACTCCCCACTCCCATACAGCCCCGCCCTCGCTAG
- a CDS encoding transglutaminase-like domain-containing protein — protein MYFVYVLMRWLPVIFFPLLAAQAYSTWDHINLRELFTGDLKPIDPSNSQPWMLNLSYPYFGLCLLAASAANTDAFSFYGGMVGLLAWALWFVRPRRSSPVLWICLLLIATGTGYVGQFGLHQLHLTVEQQVVNWLSNWNGQGSDPLEKTTNIGDIGFLKRSNAIVFRVSSKNQQKFPLRLREMTYNKFQLASWLAISSHFTPVPAALNGTSWQLGNPVANSGAISITATLDQGKGYLPLPDGTFQIDQLAAAQLERNQYGTVKLQTRTNDITYQLRFAQGISLDSPPTEADLQIPALERPALETVLQQLDLREKSPPDILKQIDAFFQTNFTYSLNLSRPDQSTTPLSAFLLFHRSGHCEYFATATTLLLRAAGIPARYATGYSVHEFSPWENQYIVRNRNAHAWAMVYLNGHWQAFDTTPSSWTSLEDGAASPWQALADLWSLASFKIVSGLHQLQQMIGLNQWWWLMIPLALILIRQFGRTKRVKRFTPPRIAAREIAHNSAMGNDSAFYLIEQTLTASGLGRYPYESLKAWIKRIGEALSVSQIADLQAIVELHYRYRFDPQSADATIRTRLKVLSQTWLDHFHQSISSKPIT, from the coding sequence ATGTATTTTGTCTATGTGCTGATGAGGTGGCTACCGGTAATTTTCTTCCCCCTACTGGCAGCTCAGGCCTATTCCACCTGGGATCACATCAATCTTCGAGAGTTATTTACTGGTGATCTGAAGCCGATCGATCCCAGCAACTCCCAGCCCTGGATGCTGAATCTCTCCTACCCCTATTTTGGCCTCTGTTTGTTGGCTGCCAGTGCCGCCAATACCGATGCTTTTTCCTTTTATGGCGGCATGGTAGGTCTATTAGCCTGGGCACTGTGGTTTGTCCGTCCCCGCCGATCGTCCCCTGTTCTTTGGATTTGTCTGCTCCTGATTGCCACAGGCACGGGATATGTCGGACAGTTTGGACTGCATCAACTCCACCTCACCGTCGAACAACAGGTCGTCAATTGGCTTAGCAATTGGAATGGTCAGGGGAGCGATCCCTTGGAAAAAACGACAAATATCGGGGATATCGGCTTCCTGAAGCGTTCCAATGCCATAGTTTTCAGGGTTAGTAGCAAGAATCAGCAAAAGTTCCCGTTACGGTTACGGGAGATGACTTATAACAAGTTCCAGCTTGCCTCCTGGTTGGCGATCTCCAGCCACTTTACCCCGGTACCCGCTGCCTTAAATGGAACCAGCTGGCAGTTGGGCAACCCGGTTGCCAACTCTGGGGCGATCTCAATCACAGCAACCCTGGATCAAGGCAAGGGCTACTTGCCGCTACCGGATGGGACATTTCAGATTGACCAGTTAGCCGCTGCTCAGTTGGAACGAAATCAATACGGCACCGTGAAGCTACAAACCAGAACAAATGATATTACCTATCAGCTTCGATTTGCCCAAGGGATCTCGCTGGATAGTCCCCCCACAGAGGCTGACTTACAAATCCCAGCCCTGGAACGTCCAGCCCTGGAAACTGTCCTCCAGCAACTGGATCTTCGGGAAAAATCTCCTCCAGATATCCTGAAGCAGATCGATGCCTTTTTTCAAACAAACTTTACCTATTCTCTCAATCTGAGTCGGCCCGATCAATCAACCACCCCCCTCTCTGCCTTTCTCCTGTTTCATCGATCGGGGCACTGTGAATATTTTGCCACCGCTACTACCCTGCTCCTGCGAGCCGCTGGCATCCCCGCACGTTATGCCACGGGCTATTCCGTTCACGAATTTAGCCCCTGGGAAAACCAATACATCGTCCGTAACCGCAATGCTCATGCTTGGGCAATGGTTTATCTGAACGGTCACTGGCAAGCCTTCGACACCACCCCGTCTAGTTGGACGAGCCTAGAAGATGGGGCAGCTTCCCCCTGGCAAGCCCTTGCCGATCTCTGGTCACTGGCAAGTTTCAAAATTGTTTCAGGATTGCATCAACTTCAACAGATGATCGGGTTGAACCAATGGTGGTGGTTGATGATTCCGTTGGCTCTGATCCTGATCCGACAATTTGGGCGAACTAAACGGGTCAAGCGTTTTACACCCCCAAGGATCGCAGCCAGGGAGATCGCCCACAATTCTGCCATGGGTAACGATTCCGCATTCTACTTAATTGAACAGACGCTGACCGCATCGGGCTTAGGCCGCTATCCCTACGAGTCTCTGAAAGCCTGGATCAAACGCATCGGTGAAGCGTTATCCGTTTCTCAGATCGCCGACTTGCAGGCGATCGTTGAACTCCATTACCGATATCGCTTTGATCCGCAGAGCGCTGATGCAACAATCAGAACCCGATTAAAGGTGCTGAGTCAGACCTGGCTCGATCACTTTCACCAGTCTATTTCCTCCAAACCAATAACCTAG